From one Solanum stenotomum isolate F172 unplaced genomic scaffold, ASM1918654v1 scaffold27025, whole genome shotgun sequence genomic stretch:
- the LOC125851561 gene encoding ranBP2-type zinc finger protein At1g67325-like, whose product MNREGDWMCAACQHVNFKKRDGCQRCSCPKYATSADVAMYGLNKTDVLAGDWNCSAMNCGSHNYASRTSCYRCGSAKSDYYGIGTGMMAPAGYGYDSSVLPGWKTGDWICS is encoded by the coding sequence ATGAACAGGGAAGGAGATTGGATGTGTGCTGCATGCCAGCACGTAAATTTCAAGAAACGGGATGGATGCCAACGATGTAGCTGTCCTAAATATGCAACGTCAGCTGACGTTGCAATGTATGGACTAAACAAAACAGATGTTCTTGCTGGAGATTGGAACTGTAGTGCTATGAACTGTGGTTCTCACAACTATGCAAGCAGAACAAGTTGCTATCGATGTGGTTCCGCAAAAAGTGATTATTATGGTATTGGGACAGGAATGATGGCACCAGCAGGTTATGGATATGATTCAAGTGTTCTTCCTGGTTGGAAGACTGGTGATTGGATTTGCAGCAG